In one window of Desulfuromonas sp. KJ2020 DNA:
- a CDS encoding outer membrane protein assembly factor BamD, which yields MKSTLWLSLAFLLVAACAPTPPKEKTAADYFQEAEVLFESRRYPEAIESYEKVREIFYSPEMNMLAELKIAEAHFLAKQYLEAAVAYEEFLKQHPSYPQMDQVLYQLGMSYYKQKLSIDRDQTATRNALVTFNTLLETYPDFPQAADIKAYRLQCLDDLVAHEIYVGAFYLKTDKYDAAIRRLQGVSELYPDHYYQRDRATFLLGKALFEAGRTAEARDEFQSLIQRFPQSPYAEKAQEELEEF from the coding sequence ATGAAATCAACTCTCTGGCTGTCTCTGGCTTTTTTATTGGTCGCCGCGTGCGCCCCTACGCCCCCCAAAGAAAAAACGGCAGCCGATTATTTTCAGGAAGCGGAAGTTCTGTTTGAAAGTCGGCGCTATCCCGAGGCCATCGAATCCTACGAAAAGGTAAGGGAAATCTTCTATTCACCGGAAATGAACATGCTGGCCGAGTTGAAGATCGCCGAGGCGCATTTTTTGGCCAAGCAATACCTGGAAGCGGCAGTGGCCTACGAGGAGTTCCTCAAGCAGCACCCGTCCTACCCCCAGATGGATCAGGTGCTCTATCAGTTGGGTATGTCCTATTACAAGCAAAAGCTGTCCATCGACCGGGACCAGACAGCGACCCGTAACGCCCTGGTCACCTTCAATACCCTGCTCGAAACCTACCCCGATTTCCCCCAAGCCGCCGACATAAAGGCCTATCGCCTTCAATGCCTGGATGATCTTGTGGCTCACGAAATCTATGTGGGCGCGTTCTACCTGAAGACAGACAAATACGATGCCGCCATCCGACGTCTGCAGGGGGTATCGGAACTCTACCCTGACCATTATTACCAGCGAGACCGCGCCACCTTCCTTTTGGGCAAAGCGCTGTTCGAAGCTGGCCGAACCGCTGAGGCCAGAGACGAGTTTCAATCGCTCATTCAGCGATTCCCCCAAAGTCCCTATGCGGAAAAAGCGCAAGAAGAACTTGAAGAATTCTGA
- the ybaK gene encoding Cys-tRNA(Pro) deacylase: MAKDKLPVTPAIRLLRQHKVPFNGHLYAYEEKGGTAASSRELGVPEHQVIKTLIMEDEKGSPLVVLMHGDRQVSTKELARLIGVKTISPCPPDTANRHSGYLVGGTSPFGTRRAMPVYVERTILDLPKIYLNGGKRGFLVEMEPHWLLSLLQARPVEVSIA; encoded by the coding sequence TTGGCTAAAGACAAACTCCCTGTCACCCCCGCCATCCGTCTGCTGCGCCAGCACAAGGTGCCATTTAATGGGCATCTCTACGCCTATGAGGAAAAAGGCGGCACGGCGGCCTCCTCCCGGGAACTGGGGGTGCCGGAGCATCAGGTTATCAAAACCCTGATCATGGAGGATGAAAAGGGCTCGCCCCTTGTTGTCCTCATGCACGGCGACCGTCAGGTCTCCACCAAGGAACTGGCCCGCCTTATCGGCGTCAAGACCATCTCCCCCTGTCCGCCCGACACCGCCAACCGTCACAGCGGTTATCTCGTCGGTGGCACCTCGCCCTTTGGCACCCGCAGAGCCATGCCGGTCTACGTCGAAAGAACTATCCTGGATTTGCCGAAAATCTATCTCAACGGCGGCAAGCGCGGCTTTCTCGTGGAGATGGAGCCACACTGGCTGCTCTCCTTACTGCAGGCCCGTCCCGTCGAGGTGAGCATCGCCTAA
- a CDS encoding DUF362 domain-containing protein, with translation MKTTVSLQAVSSYERREVERGIATLLAPLGGMAAFVKPGQRVLIKPNMLAGKPPEKAVTTHPEVVRSVIGLVLEAGGYPLVGDSPGVGTPRQVAKRCGILAAVEEMGAEFAPFADSVPARIGSGTFQELQIARDVVEADVVINLPKLKTHQMMGMTGAVKNLFGAVIGMRKPGLHLQAGEDKALFARMLLELAAHIRPALTLVDAITAMEGDGPGSGDPVHLGVLMAGAEPLAVDRVAMELLGLTAAQVWTQKVAKESHTPFSRLAEIDLFGSPLTDLRAKTFRPAKTTDVHFGVPRLLHRPLKKALSALPCPDHQKCLRCGLCVTHCPPAAMAIRKGKLHIDYSKCIGCFCCQELCPYGAIDTRQGLLLRLLDSLARR, from the coding sequence ATGAAAACAACCGTATCTCTGCAGGCCGTCAGCAGCTACGAGCGCCGGGAGGTGGAACGGGGCATTGCGACCCTTCTGGCCCCCTTGGGGGGGATGGCCGCCTTCGTCAAACCGGGGCAGCGGGTTCTCATCAAACCCAACATGCTTGCAGGTAAACCGCCGGAAAAGGCCGTGACCACCCACCCGGAAGTGGTGCGGTCTGTCATTGGCCTGGTTTTAGAAGCCGGCGGCTATCCCCTGGTAGGAGATTCTCCCGGCGTCGGGACTCCACGCCAAGTCGCCAAACGGTGCGGCATTCTGGCGGCAGTGGAAGAGATGGGAGCAGAGTTTGCCCCCTTTGCCGACTCCGTGCCGGCCCGCATCGGCAGCGGCACCTTTCAGGAGCTGCAGATTGCCCGCGATGTGGTGGAGGCGGATGTCGTCATCAATCTGCCCAAGCTGAAAACACACCAGATGATGGGAATGACCGGCGCCGTCAAAAACCTGTTCGGCGCCGTGATCGGTATGCGCAAACCAGGTCTGCACCTGCAGGCCGGGGAGGACAAAGCCCTCTTCGCCCGCATGCTGCTCGAACTGGCCGCACACATCCGCCCGGCCCTGACCCTGGTGGACGCCATCACCGCCATGGAAGGGGACGGTCCCGGCAGCGGCGACCCCGTTCACCTGGGCGTTCTGATGGCAGGAGCGGAACCGCTGGCGGTTGACCGGGTGGCGATGGAACTTCTTGGCCTGACGGCAGCCCAGGTGTGGACCCAGAAGGTGGCAAAGGAAAGTCACACCCCCTTCAGCCGCCTTGCCGAAATCGACCTCTTTGGCTCACCCCTCACAGACCTGCGGGCGAAGACATTTCGGCCCGCCAAGACAACGGATGTGCATTTCGGGGTGCCCCGCCTCCTCCACCGCCCCCTCAAGAAGGCCCTTTCCGCTCTGCCCTGCCCCGATCACCAAAAATGCCTTCGCTGCGGGCTGTGCGTCACCCACTGTCCGCCCGCCGCCATGGCGATCCGCAAGGGGAAACTGCACATCGACTACTCGAAGTGCATCGGTTGTTTCTGTTGTCAAGAACTCTGCCCCTATGGCGCGATCGACACACGCCAAGGCCTTCTGCTACGCCTGCTCGACTCTTTGGCACGGCGCTGA
- the rpoH gene encoding RNA polymerase sigma factor RpoH, with protein MSVMNLPIPTDSFDHYMAQINAFDVLDREQEVELANRYRREEDIESAHKLICANLRFVVKIANEYRGYGIKMADLVQEGNIGLMMAVKKFDPERGLRLITYAVWWIRAYIHNYIIKSWSLVKIGTTQAQKKLFFKLNQTRAALHKLAGREKTREIARELDVRDADVEEMALRMSARDTSLDLELVEGDDYTLMDSLADERASQEELLLQKEEQSQLSSQTQRALASLNEREKRIIEARILTDSPKTLQDLADEYGISRERVRQLEKNALNKIKPLLSESD; from the coding sequence ATGAGCGTCATGAATCTGCCCATACCGACGGATTCTTTTGACCACTACATGGCACAGATCAATGCTTTTGACGTTCTTGATCGCGAGCAGGAGGTCGAACTGGCCAACCGTTATCGCCGGGAAGAGGACATCGAGTCAGCGCACAAACTTATCTGCGCCAACCTGCGCTTTGTCGTCAAAATCGCCAACGAATACCGGGGCTATGGCATCAAGATGGCTGATCTGGTTCAGGAGGGCAATATCGGCCTGATGATGGCCGTCAAGAAATTCGACCCCGAACGGGGCCTTCGCCTCATCACCTATGCGGTCTGGTGGATTCGCGCCTACATCCACAACTACATTATCAAGAGCTGGTCCCTGGTTAAAATCGGCACCACGCAGGCCCAGAAAAAACTTTTTTTCAAGCTCAACCAGACCCGTGCGGCCCTGCACAAACTGGCCGGTCGCGAGAAAACGCGGGAAATCGCCCGGGAGCTGGACGTGCGGGATGCCGATGTGGAAGAGATGGCCTTGCGGATGTCTGCCCGCGACACTTCCCTCGACCTGGAACTGGTGGAAGGGGATGACTACACCCTCATGGACAGCCTGGCCGACGAACGAGCCTCTCAGGAAGAACTTCTCCTGCAGAAAGAAGAGCAGAGCCAACTCTCCTCCCAAACCCAACGAGCTCTCGCTTCACTTAACGAACGGGAAAAACGGATTATCGAAGCACGAATTCTGACCGATTCTCCGAAAACCCTGCAGGATCTGGCTGACGAGTACGGCATCAGTCGTGAAAGGGTGCGCCAGTTGGAAAAAAACGCGCTCAACAAGATCAAGCCTCTGCTGAGTGAGTCGGATTGA
- a CDS encoding carbohydrate deacetylase: protein MIRLIINADDLGSGPGRDKGILWAFQEGLISSASILANGPTFQEAAQLAIHHGLPIGVHLNLSEGRPLAGALPGITDNKGFFPGKFRLRSLLDRPLRNAQDVFDELSAQLGRVIEAGLKPDHLDTHQHFFLFPELTDMVIALAREHGIPALRLPLPAEEDIGPLPPLLAREMSLYRRLAPMAAAKIKKSGLFAPDGLLGMSLLHDLTKESLCHLFQQLSDGTWELMVHPGYPDREGSFSGPQRLKELKALASSSFQTQLAARQIQTTTFGALACAF from the coding sequence ATGATTCGGCTGATTATCAATGCAGATGATCTCGGCAGCGGGCCGGGCAGAGATAAAGGGATTCTGTGGGCATTTCAGGAGGGCCTGATTTCCAGCGCCTCCATCCTGGCCAATGGGCCGACTTTTCAGGAGGCGGCCCAACTGGCCATCCATCATGGCCTGCCCATTGGCGTGCACCTCAATCTTTCCGAGGGTCGCCCTCTTGCAGGCGCCTTGCCGGGGATCACGGACAACAAAGGCTTTTTCCCGGGCAAATTCCGGCTCAGGTCCCTATTGGACAGGCCACTGCGCAATGCCCAGGATGTTTTCGACGAATTATCCGCTCAATTGGGTCGAGTGATAGAAGCCGGCCTCAAGCCTGATCATCTCGACACCCATCAGCACTTTTTCCTCTTTCCCGAGCTGACAGACATGGTCATCGCCCTCGCCCGGGAACATGGGATTCCCGCCCTTCGCCTGCCGTTGCCGGCAGAAGAGGACATTGGCCCCCTGCCGCCATTGCTGGCCAGAGAAATGTCCCTCTACCGGCGACTTGCTCCTATGGCCGCCGCCAAGATTAAAAAAAGCGGGCTTTTTGCCCCCGACGGGCTTTTAGGGATGAGCCTGCTCCATGATCTAACGAAAGAGTCTTTATGCCACCTCTTTCAACAGCTTTCGGACGGAACCTGGGAACTGATGGTTCATCCGGGCTACCCCGATAGGGAAGGATCTTTCTCCGGTCCTCAACGTCTCAAGGAACTCAAGGCTCTGGCTTCTTCATCCTTCCAGACACAGCTGGCGGCGCGGCAGATCCAGACCACCACCTTCGGAGCTCTTGCATGCGCGTTTTGA
- the xerC gene encoding tyrosine recombinase XerC, with protein sequence MDELLDQFSRHLSVERNVSPHTQRAYLQDLKDFFTFLDGLAEGNERADHGVSAVSKVVLRRYLALLHKTHRKSSIARKLAALRTFFRFLQREGVVSVNPGEMVGTPRQEKYLPRTLSADEAYALMERGGGASLRDRAILETLYSCGLRVGELESLNVGSIDLVEGVVRVVGKGRKERIVPIGSKARTALHDYLESRVGVKDQDPLFLNRFGKRLTSRSIERNLKKHLLQAGILRDATPHALRHSFATHLLDSGADLRAIQELLGHASLSTTQKYTQVSVDHLMSVYDKAHPRSRKK encoded by the coding sequence GTGGATGAGTTGCTGGATCAATTTTCCCGCCATCTTTCCGTGGAGCGAAATGTCTCGCCCCACACTCAGCGGGCCTACCTGCAGGACCTCAAGGATTTTTTTACCTTTTTAGACGGTTTGGCGGAAGGGAACGAACGTGCGGACCACGGGGTTTCCGCCGTGAGCAAGGTTGTCCTCCGCCGCTATCTGGCGCTTCTGCACAAGACTCACCGCAAAAGTTCTATCGCCCGCAAATTGGCGGCCCTGAGGACTTTCTTTCGATTTTTGCAGCGAGAAGGGGTTGTTTCGGTCAATCCTGGTGAAATGGTAGGGACGCCGCGCCAGGAGAAATACCTGCCCCGTACCTTGTCCGCCGACGAAGCCTACGCCCTCATGGAGCGCGGCGGCGGAGCCTCCCTGCGTGATCGGGCCATTCTGGAAACCCTCTATTCCTGCGGCTTGCGTGTGGGGGAGCTGGAATCCCTGAACGTGGGGAGTATCGACCTCGTGGAAGGGGTGGTGCGCGTCGTCGGCAAGGGCAGGAAGGAGCGGATTGTCCCTATCGGCAGCAAGGCGCGAACAGCACTCCACGACTACCTGGAGAGCAGGGTTGGCGTCAAGGATCAGGATCCCCTCTTTCTCAATCGTTTCGGCAAGCGACTGACCTCCCGCAGCATCGAACGAAACCTGAAAAAACATCTTCTGCAGGCCGGCATCCTGCGGGACGCAACCCCTCATGCCTTGCGCCATTCCTTCGCCACCCATCTGCTCGATAGCGGCGCCGATCTGCGGGCCATTCAGGAACTTCTCGGCCATGCCTCCTTGTCCACCACGCAGAAGTATACCCAGGTCAGCGTCGACCATCTGATGTCCGTCTATGACAAGGCCCATCCCCGCAGTCGAAAAAAGTAG
- a CDS encoding alpha/beta fold hydrolase yields the protein MTLFWLVFSVYVGAIALIVLLSYAIALYEAASTDPQLVEHRFAPGQIWLAIKLMAAETAFLALTVVLHPLGWIPFKEQPRPENRETPIILLHGLFHNRACWLWMKFRLRRKGFPNLITINLPPWKNVETLTERVVTKVDELRVKEGFERVHLVGHSMGGIIARNYVQIRGGASKVESCILLGAPNLGSKLAPFAVSHLGRQLMPGSEFLKRLAQTPLPAGVSMVSIFTRHDNMVLPPTNARLEGAINEEIQGMGHTSLLYHPRAIHAVVETLSRKKIP from the coding sequence ATGACCTTGTTCTGGCTGGTTTTTTCGGTTTATGTCGGCGCCATCGCCCTGATCGTGCTCCTGAGTTACGCTATCGCTCTGTATGAGGCCGCCAGCACCGATCCCCAGCTGGTTGAGCACCGTTTTGCGCCGGGGCAGATCTGGCTGGCCATAAAACTTATGGCGGCCGAGACTGCTTTTCTGGCGCTTACGGTCGTTCTTCACCCCCTCGGCTGGATTCCCTTCAAAGAGCAGCCCCGCCCGGAAAACCGCGAAACCCCGATCATCCTGCTTCATGGTCTCTTTCACAACCGGGCCTGCTGGCTCTGGATGAAGTTTCGCCTGCGACGCAAAGGCTTCCCCAATCTGATCACCATCAACCTGCCTCCCTGGAAGAACGTGGAAACCCTGACGGAGCGTGTGGTCACCAAGGTGGACGAACTCCGTGTAAAAGAAGGCTTTGAACGCGTCCATCTGGTCGGCCACTCCATGGGAGGCATCATCGCCCGCAACTATGTGCAGATACGAGGTGGCGCCAGCAAAGTGGAGTCTTGCATTCTTTTGGGAGCCCCTAATCTCGGCTCCAAGCTGGCCCCTTTCGCCGTTTCCCATCTGGGGCGTCAGTTGATGCCCGGTTCGGAATTTCTCAAGCGCCTTGCGCAGACCCCTCTGCCCGCTGGCGTGTCCATGGTCTCTATTTTCACCAGGCACGACAATATGGTATTGCCCCCGACCAATGCCCGCCTGGAAGGCGCCATCAATGAGGAAATTCAGGGCATGGGCCACACTTCGCTGCTTTACCACCCCCGCGCCATCCATGCCGTTGTCGAGACCCTCAGCAGGAAAAAAATTCCCTAA
- a CDS encoding glycosyltransferase: MRVLIITPRQPQETGNGVTARRHQLTLSRSGCLVDILEVCPDESAEIDKFALSFQPDLYHLLHAYRAGAPFLNSDQVHKHPFVVTLTGTDIHEDIHQAERDTTVKSVLSQAAAIITQNRVTASTFPQDFPQFASRLQYIPPGIILDNAPYDLRSLHGIPADCTLFLHPASIRPVKQNRELLHLFDRLAADRHDFTVVFCGPILDIAYSGLFLEEIQSRPWAEYIGTIPTANMPAAIASADVILNHSLNEGMPNALIESAVIGRPILARDIPGNAAFVYHDQNGLLYRDAAGFLHQAEALCSSRKLRQRLSQPHPEAYDAEYEARQLHNLYNQVLKSREKPR; the protein is encoded by the coding sequence ATGCGCGTTTTGATTATTACCCCCCGCCAACCGCAGGAAACCGGCAACGGCGTCACCGCCCGCCGCCACCAACTGACCCTTTCCCGCTCAGGCTGCCTGGTTGACATCCTAGAGGTCTGCCCCGACGAATCGGCCGAGATCGACAAATTTGCCCTTTCCTTTCAGCCCGACCTTTATCATCTCCTGCATGCCTATCGCGCAGGAGCGCCCTTCCTGAACAGCGACCAAGTCCACAAGCATCCGTTTGTCGTCACCCTCACCGGCACCGACATCCATGAGGACATCCACCAGGCTGAAAGGGACACAACGGTCAAGAGTGTTCTGTCCCAGGCGGCGGCCATCATCACCCAGAATCGGGTGACAGCTTCAACGTTTCCGCAGGATTTCCCCCAGTTTGCCTCGCGTCTCCAGTACATACCCCCTGGCATTATCCTGGACAATGCTCCTTATGACCTGAGAAGCCTGCATGGTATTCCGGCGGACTGCACTCTCTTCCTGCATCCGGCCAGCATCCGCCCAGTCAAACAAAACCGCGAACTCTTGCACCTCTTCGACCGACTGGCAGCGGACCGCCATGATTTTACGGTCGTATTCTGTGGCCCGATCCTCGACATCGCCTACAGTGGGCTCTTTTTAGAAGAAATCCAAAGTCGGCCGTGGGCAGAATATATCGGCACAATCCCCACAGCCAACATGCCGGCGGCCATCGCCTCGGCCGATGTCATTCTCAATCATTCACTCAATGAAGGCATGCCCAACGCCCTGATCGAGTCGGCTGTTATCGGTCGGCCCATCCTGGCCCGCGATATTCCCGGGAATGCCGCCTTTGTGTACCACGACCAAAACGGCCTGCTTTACCGGGATGCAGCGGGTTTTCTCCACCAAGCCGAGGCTCTCTGCTCCTCCCGAAAGCTACGTCAACGCCTCAGCCAACCTCACCCCGAAGCATACGATGCCGAGTACGAGGCCAGGCAACTCCACAATCTGTACAACCAGGTTCTTAAAAGTCGTGAAAAACCGCGATAA
- a CDS encoding acetyl-CoA hydrolase/transferase C-terminal domain-containing protein codes for MSEFGTLESRVRRKSLLSKVCKAEDTIQHFKAGQNLMWSGFTPAGYPKEVPIALADYVEKNNLQGKMKFNLFIGASVGAETEDRWATLDMIDRRWPYQTGKNIAAGINAGRIRMGDKHLGLFAQDAGYGFYTENGRYDIGIVEVSAITEDCGLALTTSCGIVAEALHLCDKIIIEVNTGQPSFEGIHDIFMQNKPPRRQPFLITEAHTRMGTPYVPCDPEKIIAVVESKRRDKGRAFAEMDDTSEAIAGHIMEFFSHEVKRGRLPENLLPLQSGVGSIANAVVGGLAKGPFGNLSVYTEVLQDTMLDFFDSGKLNYASACSLSLSESPGFPRFFENWDKYFGKCVLRPLSISNAPEPIRRLGVIAMNTPVEFDIYAHANSTLVGGTRMINGLGGSGDFLRNGFLKIMHSPSVRPSKTDPTGITCVVPKAPHIDHTEHDLDVLVTEQGLADLRGLAPKDRAKVIIDKCAHPDYKPILTDYFEMAKKETLAKGIGHEPQLFDRAFKMQLNLAENGTMKIKNWDIKVDLCE; via the coding sequence ATGTCCGAATTTGGCACACTGGAAAGTCGCGTTCGACGCAAATCGCTCTTGAGCAAGGTCTGCAAGGCTGAAGACACCATTCAGCACTTCAAGGCCGGCCAAAACCTGATGTGGTCCGGCTTCACTCCGGCTGGCTACCCGAAGGAAGTGCCCATTGCACTCGCCGACTATGTCGAGAAGAACAACCTGCAGGGCAAAATGAAGTTCAACCTCTTCATCGGAGCCTCTGTCGGCGCCGAGACGGAAGACCGCTGGGCGACTCTCGACATGATCGACCGCCGCTGGCCCTATCAGACCGGCAAGAACATTGCTGCCGGCATCAACGCCGGTCGCATCCGCATGGGTGACAAACACCTTGGCCTCTTCGCCCAGGACGCCGGCTACGGCTTTTACACTGAAAACGGCCGCTACGACATCGGCATCGTCGAAGTCTCCGCCATCACCGAGGACTGCGGCCTGGCCCTGACTACCTCCTGCGGCATCGTGGCTGAAGCCCTTCACCTCTGCGACAAGATCATCATCGAAGTCAACACTGGACAGCCCTCCTTCGAAGGCATCCATGACATTTTCATGCAGAACAAGCCGCCCCGCCGGCAGCCTTTCCTCATCACCGAAGCTCACACTCGCATGGGCACCCCCTATGTGCCTTGCGACCCTGAGAAGATCATCGCCGTAGTCGAGTCCAAACGGCGCGACAAAGGCCGTGCCTTCGCCGAGATGGATGACACCTCCGAAGCCATTGCCGGCCACATCATGGAGTTTTTCTCCCATGAAGTGAAGAGAGGCCGTCTGCCCGAGAACCTGCTGCCCCTGCAGTCCGGTGTCGGCTCTATCGCCAACGCTGTTGTCGGCGGTCTGGCCAAAGGACCTTTCGGCAACCTGTCGGTCTACACGGAAGTTCTGCAGGACACCATGCTCGACTTCTTTGACTCAGGCAAACTGAACTATGCTTCGGCCTGTTCTCTGTCGTTGTCCGAAAGCCCCGGGTTCCCCCGTTTCTTCGAAAACTGGGACAAATACTTCGGCAAATGCGTGCTGCGCCCCCTGTCCATCTCCAACGCACCTGAGCCGATCCGCCGCCTTGGCGTCATCGCCATGAACACGCCGGTTGAATTCGACATCTACGCTCACGCCAACTCGACCCTGGTCGGCGGTACCCGCATGATCAACGGTCTTGGCGGGTCGGGCGACTTCCTGCGCAACGGCTTCCTCAAGATCATGCACTCGCCTTCGGTACGTCCCTCGAAGACCGATCCGACCGGCATCACTTGCGTGGTTCCCAAAGCTCCGCACATCGACCACACCGAGCACGACCTCGACGTACTGGTCACCGAGCAGGGCCTCGCCGATCTGCGCGGCCTGGCGCCGAAGGATCGCGCCAAGGTTATCATCGACAAGTGCGCTCACCCCGACTACAAGCCGATCCTCACCGATTACTTCGAAATGGCCAAGAAAGAAACCCTGGCCAAAGGGATCGGCCACGAGCCTCAGCTCTTCGATCGCGCCTTCAAAATGCAGCTCAACCTGGCTGAGAATGGCACCATGAAGATCAAGAACTGGGACATCAAAGTGGATCTCTGCGAATAA
- a CDS encoding rhomboid family intramembrane serine protease: MDWKRFFDRLGMNGTRWQWRMMRWERQLKGVAQGQIPASEFVSLTKVLIAVNLILFSLMAVHGTLLGQGMRAILSPSTQLLVHWGGQFWPLVINDGQWWRCLTYAFTHGGLIHLAFNMVVLYQIGGLIEAEIGLGRTLTLYTVTALTATLAGYYWHPMVPVVGASGSLFGLIGFAVVYYHRMGGPQGIHIRNFMFRWAVFAFIFGLMVGADNAGHLGGAAGGALIGLFLPVGIRARRTLAPLFNGLALASAAAIVISLALLAVSILRN, from the coding sequence TTGGACTGGAAACGATTTTTTGACCGCTTGGGCATGAACGGAACACGCTGGCAATGGCGGATGATGCGCTGGGAGCGCCAACTCAAAGGGGTCGCTCAGGGTCAGATTCCTGCCTCTGAATTCGTTTCCCTGACCAAGGTCTTGATCGCCGTCAACCTCATCCTGTTCAGCCTCATGGCGGTGCATGGCACTCTGCTCGGGCAGGGGATGCGCGCCATCCTTTCACCCTCCACCCAACTGCTGGTGCACTGGGGAGGGCAGTTCTGGCCGCTGGTAATCAACGACGGGCAATGGTGGCGCTGTCTGACCTACGCTTTTACCCATGGCGGCCTCATTCATCTGGCGTTCAACATGGTGGTGCTCTACCAGATCGGCGGCCTGATCGAGGCTGAAATCGGCCTGGGACGTACGCTGACTCTTTACACCGTCACCGCGCTGACGGCTACTCTGGCCGGCTATTACTGGCACCCCATGGTGCCGGTGGTCGGTGCCTCCGGCTCCCTCTTCGGACTCATCGGCTTCGCCGTGGTCTACTACCACCGCATGGGCGGGCCGCAGGGCATCCATATTCGAAACTTCATGTTTCGCTGGGCGGTGTTCGCTTTCATTTTCGGCCTGATGGTCGGCGCGGACAACGCCGGTCACCTGGGCGGCGCCGCCGGCGGCGCCCTCATCGGTCTTTTCCTGCCGGTGGGGATACGAGCCCGAAGAACCCTGGCACCCCTTTTCAATGGCCTGGCCCTGGCCAGCGCCGCTGCCATCGTGATCAGCCTGGCTCTGCTGGCTGTTTCCATCCTTCGCAACTAA
- a CDS encoding acyl-[acyl-carrier-protein] thioesterase has protein sequence MNTFTKDFQVRSYEVDLTGRMRAQTLLNYLQDTAGDHASLLGLSVTSLFRLGLTWVLSRYHVHIVDYPPVGENIRVETWPSGRHGRFALRDFLVTDSKGQPVAMATSSWMVVSLKTGRTVRLEEAIPGYPVLERRAVEDEFLSLPRLEQAEKEVPFRVRMADLDINRHVNNVIYVAWALESVPEDIILHYRPSRLEVAFRSSATYGDRILSRVKATEGEGEPAFIHQLTQAEDGRELTRLCTQWRQFA, from the coding sequence ATGAATACTTTTACCAAGGATTTTCAGGTTCGGTCCTATGAAGTCGACCTGACCGGGCGCATGCGCGCGCAGACCCTGCTCAATTATCTGCAGGATACGGCCGGTGATCATGCCAGCCTGCTGGGGCTGTCCGTCACCAGCCTGTTTCGCCTGGGCTTGACCTGGGTGCTCAGCCGCTATCATGTCCACATTGTCGATTATCCGCCCGTGGGAGAAAACATCCGGGTCGAGACCTGGCCGTCGGGACGACATGGCCGCTTTGCCCTCAGGGACTTTCTGGTAACCGATTCGAAAGGGCAGCCGGTGGCAATGGCCACAAGCTCGTGGATGGTCGTCAGTCTGAAAACGGGGAGAACGGTGCGTCTGGAAGAGGCCATCCCCGGTTATCCGGTGCTTGAACGCCGGGCCGTCGAGGATGAGTTCCTCTCGTTGCCGCGCCTCGAACAGGCTGAGAAGGAAGTTCCTTTCCGGGTGCGCATGGCCGATCTGGACATCAACCGCCACGTCAACAACGTCATCTATGTCGCCTGGGCTCTGGAGTCCGTGCCCGAGGATATCATCCTGCATTACCGGCCTTCTCGCCTGGAGGTCGCCTTCAGGTCATCAGCCACCTATGGTGATCGCATTCTTTCCCGCGTCAAGGCGACGGAAGGAGAGGGCGAGCCCGCATTCATCCACCAGTTGACCCAGGCGGAAGATGGCCGCGAGCTGACCCGGCTATGCACCCAGTGGCGCCAGTTCGCCTGA